Proteins encoded in a region of the Mycobacteriales bacterium genome:
- a CDS encoding DEAD/DEAH box helicase gives MASTTGSGASTAFDQLAVHVRRWVYDEAWTGLRDAQEAAIPLILGGRHDVLISAATAGGKTEAAFLPIVSALLDTPQAGGGIHVLYVAPLKALINDQYQRLSKMCDGTDVEVHRWHGDVAADRKHKVLQNPGGILLITPESLEAMFVLRGTKIPGLFASLRYIVIDELHAFLGTERGAQLLSQLHRLELVARRRVVRVGLSATLGDMRLAAQQLRPADPDHVALVESSEGGQDLQLAIRGYLEVPPPPASRPAASTHGRGGAQADAGGSGSAEELDDDDAETSRATPERQIAEHLFAVLRGNDNLVFANSRTNVEKYADRLRVLCERTNLPNEFFPHHGSLSKDLREDVEAALKDPSKPTTAVATTTLEMGIDIGSVTSIAQVGAPFSVASLRQRLGRSGRRGEPAVLRAYLIEPQTDARTPLDDQLRGGLVQTTVMLELLLQGWCEPPDPAVLHSSTLIQQILSLIAQHGGARAEQAHRALCGPDGPFQGTDPSRFTALLRALAAADVIEQDPDGALLLGEVGERVVNHYSFYTAFQTPEEYRLLSNGRQLGTLPVDFPLYSGLLLVFGGKRWQVIRVDDRQRTVDLVRAKGGRPPAFAGGGPDIHNHVRARMRTFLGGTDVPAYLNPSARRMLEEARSVFARENLGQVGVLDRGSSTILVPWVGSKAAHTLAIQLRAAGIEVVVDGLTLTCEKNTTLEVVEALSDLCASGPADPVALAVGVQAKEGNKYDAWLSEALLNQDYAARAFDTSAAHTAAERLLHEVQLMPEEAANTVPSDEPVDVDRLA, from the coding sequence GTGGCCTCAACCACCGGATCCGGCGCGTCGACCGCCTTCGACCAGCTCGCTGTCCATGTGCGTCGGTGGGTCTACGACGAGGCGTGGACCGGGCTACGCGACGCGCAGGAGGCGGCGATACCGCTGATTCTTGGTGGGCGACATGACGTGCTCATCAGCGCGGCAACTGCGGGCGGCAAGACCGAGGCGGCGTTCCTGCCCATCGTCAGCGCGCTCTTGGACACACCCCAGGCCGGCGGCGGTATTCACGTCTTGTACGTCGCTCCGCTCAAAGCGCTCATCAACGACCAGTACCAGCGACTGTCCAAGATGTGCGACGGCACCGACGTCGAGGTCCATCGCTGGCACGGGGATGTCGCAGCGGACCGCAAGCACAAAGTGCTCCAGAACCCGGGGGGGATTCTTCTCATCACCCCAGAGTCGCTCGAGGCCATGTTCGTCCTGCGGGGCACGAAGATCCCGGGCCTATTCGCGAGCCTTCGTTACATCGTGATCGACGAGCTGCACGCTTTCCTGGGAACCGAACGGGGTGCGCAGCTGCTGAGCCAGCTGCACCGTCTCGAGCTCGTCGCCCGGCGCCGGGTCGTCCGAGTCGGGCTGAGCGCGACGCTGGGAGACATGCGTCTTGCGGCACAGCAGCTCCGGCCCGCAGATCCCGACCACGTCGCGCTCGTCGAGAGCTCCGAGGGCGGCCAGGATCTGCAGCTGGCGATCCGCGGCTACCTCGAAGTGCCACCACCACCGGCCTCCCGACCAGCAGCCTCGACGCACGGCCGGGGTGGTGCTCAAGCAGATGCTGGGGGTAGCGGCTCCGCCGAGGAGCTCGACGACGACGACGCCGAGACGAGCCGGGCTACGCCCGAGCGTCAGATTGCGGAGCACCTCTTCGCGGTACTACGCGGAAACGACAATCTCGTGTTCGCCAACAGTCGAACGAATGTCGAAAAGTACGCCGACCGGCTTCGGGTTCTGTGCGAGCGGACCAACCTGCCCAACGAGTTCTTCCCGCACCACGGCAGCCTGAGCAAGGATCTGCGGGAGGACGTTGAAGCGGCGCTCAAGGACCCGAGCAAACCCACGACCGCGGTCGCGACAACAACGCTGGAGATGGGCATCGACATCGGAAGCGTCACCTCGATCGCGCAAGTCGGCGCCCCATTCAGCGTCGCCAGTCTGCGTCAGCGGCTGGGCCGCTCCGGAAGGCGCGGAGAGCCCGCCGTCCTCCGCGCGTATCTCATCGAACCCCAGACCGACGCACGCACTCCCTTAGACGACCAGCTCCGCGGCGGACTGGTTCAGACCACCGTGATGCTTGAGCTGCTCCTGCAAGGCTGGTGTGAGCCGCCCGACCCGGCGGTCTTGCACTCCAGCACCCTCATCCAGCAGATCCTTAGTCTCATCGCCCAGCACGGCGGTGCGAGGGCGGAACAAGCGCACCGCGCGCTGTGCGGACCAGACGGACCGTTCCAGGGCACCGACCCGAGCCGCTTCACCGCGCTGCTGAGGGCGCTGGCGGCAGCAGACGTTATCGAGCAGGACCCGGACGGCGCTCTGCTGCTTGGCGAAGTCGGCGAGCGGGTTGTAAACCACTACAGCTTCTACACCGCATTCCAGACACCCGAGGAGTACCGCCTTCTCAGCAACGGCCGGCAGCTGGGGACACTGCCGGTCGACTTCCCGCTGTACTCGGGGCTGCTGCTGGTATTCGGCGGCAAGCGCTGGCAGGTCATCAGGGTCGACGACCGCCAGCGGACCGTGGATCTTGTCCGGGCAAAGGGCGGCCGGCCGCCCGCGTTCGCTGGCGGCGGACCCGACATTCACAACCACGTAAGAGCCCGGATGCGCACTTTCCTCGGCGGTACGGACGTCCCCGCGTACCTGAACCCATCGGCACGACGGATGCTCGAGGAGGCCCGTTCGGTGTTCGCGCGCGAGAACCTCGGCCAGGTGGGCGTCCTGGACCGCGGGTCGAGCACCATCCTCGTTCCCTGGGTCGGCAGCAAGGCCGCGCATACACTCGCGATCCAGCTCCGGGCGGCCGGGATTGAAGTCGTCGTTGACGGGCTCACCCTGACATGCGAGAAGAACACCACCCTTGAGGTAGTCGAGGCACTGTCCGACCTTTGCGCTAGCGGGCCCGCTGATCCGGTGGCCCTCGCGGTCGGAGTCCAGGCGAAGGAAGGCAACAAGTACGACGCTTGGCTCAGCGAAGCGCTCCTCAACCAGGACTACGCGGCGCGAGCCTTCGACACCAGCGCCGCACACACCGCCGCCGAACGTCTCCTTCACGAGGTCCAGCTGATGCCGGAGGAGGCGGCCAACACCGTTCCGAGCGACGAACCCGTCGACGTCGACCGCCTGGCTTAG